Genomic segment of Mercurialis annua linkage group LG6, ddMerAnnu1.2, whole genome shotgun sequence:
taaaataaataaattcagaATCAAGAAACTAAATGTGAAAGACAACGGCATCGCCACCAATTACTTTCCATGTTTTTCTCTAGAAAGTAGTTATACCTGAAAATCTAAACTAAATGCTAAAGAGTAGAGACAAAATTTTAAGGATGCAAAAAGTTGTGGCAACTGGCAAGTCTTAGCTTCAGGCGGTCATGTGTAAACGTTAAGCTCACAGCCATTTACAATTGATCTTAACAATGCTGAAGCATGCATATTATAAGCAATGATAAGTTATAACAGTCAAAGTAACTGACTGATGATTCTATTCTAACACAGCACAAGTATCGGAATTCGTAATTTAGAGatggaaaaacaaaatcaaatagaaAACGACGACTTACAATTATCGGAATTGGCTAAACATTAACTCACTGTCATTTACAATTGATCTCAACAATGCTGAACCATACACATTATAACCAATTGATAGATTACAACAGTCAAAGTAACCGACTCGACAATTCTATTCTAACACAAcacaattaaaaacaaaatcaaacacaaaACAACAACTTACAAGAATAGCAATCAGTTTAGCATCAGGACTCCACACAGCTTGCAAATTCTCTCCTTCGCGTTCAACAGACGCCGCATCTCTCTTATACTTGCCTAACCTCACTTTATGCTGCATTAAACCGCAATTCAAAAATCCGAACcctaaattcaaataataaacgGTAATGTGATCCAAAAAAATCAGTAAATGAATGAGAATTAACCTGAGAGCAGCTCCAGAGCTCGAAGTGAGAAGGAGAAACAACGAGCAAGAGATGATTATTGACTCTGAGATATATAATTTGCTGAGACGAAGCACAGAGACCTGGTTCTAAGGGAATCACCTGCGGCCATCCGTATGCCATATACATCTTcggaaattaaataataaatttggttTTAGAGTTAATGTATTGGTTTTAGAGATCTGGAAATGAAgagattagggttagggtttgagATCGTTAGCATTTATGGATGCATAGAGAGTGAGTGATGGAACCAGAAAGATACCAGTCCGCCATTTCTCAGGTTCTGGCGTAGTATAGATctcggttttttttttttgttgatgtaAAACAACGACGTTGTAacaatgaacaaagggtcaacgcgccccctaaacttgtaacacggagtcatctaatccaatttatacttgtttgagcaactaaccccaaaactcttcatttttgggtcaaataacccataattatatttttaaaacgcgtaaaatacaaatcgaagAGTTTCGGGGTTATTTGAAGATGAGTTAATACGCAGCGTTCTGGCGGACTGGTATCTTTCTCAGGTTCTGGCGTAGTatagatacttccctaattgttgcgatataattattctaaatttattttttgaaataaaaataaaaattatggggttatttgacccaaaaatgaagagtttcggggctagttgctcaaacaagtataaattgggttagatgaccttgtgttacaagttcagggggcgcgttgaccctttgttcttgtAACAATAGCGTGAAGATGAGTTAATACGCAGCGTTTTcggaatttatttaatttggccAGCATGACTCGCGTGGACTTTGattatttttggaaaaaggTTTACAGATATCCTTAGTAGTTATCCTGAGTTTCACATATGACCCTCGTAATTTTTTTCTCTCCAAAATAACCTAGacgtatttaaaaaaattaattttgagccTTCCCTTAACATTGAAAAATTATCTAACGCGCGGCTGATGCGTTACGATATTTTACAACATACCTCTTACATGTATAAATATGTGTCATGTTTTAAATATTcgttgattttttaaataaaaataaaaattgtcgAAGTTGGAAAATGATATGATATTGTCGGTTATAcgaaaaaaattatcttttaacagaAGAATAACACCCGTTTGTAAAAAATGAGCTAGCGTTTAGGTCTTTGAATTTATAGGTGATAAAGTAAATATTAATAGTTGCATTAGTGTATTCGCGTCGATCCATTTTATTGACGTGAACGTGACGAACACGAATacaacttatttaattaatagcggattttttttaactttaacaCGCTACAACTAACATGTTAAAATAAACGAATAACGATTAATCCTTACAACCTACTATTAGTAGTATTATTAACTGTAAATTTTACTAAAAACTGCTCCCTGGTACCTTGATGCTGCCGATGCAGCATTCCAGTGACAATACTCAGAGTTACGCAAGATTTTGATTTTGAGCAATAACATGAAATTGATGGGCCCGACTCTAAAGTTTGAATTGATGAACTAATTGTCATCTCAATATGTAGAGCCCCAAAGAACAGAAATATACATGGGCCAGTAAAAAGAGGAGAAGGGATAGGCCAATAGCTTAGAAACATGTATCAGGAGCCTCTATGTGCATATCTAtcgaatttttataaaataattataattgatttgacaaaaaaaaattaaaaaagcaattaaaataaaataaaattgtattgtATTATTAAATCAGATAgtactaattttataattaaaatttagaaaatactATAAACTCAAATAGATTAGTTTGTGTACACTATATTCAAACTGTTTTGACGAAATTTATCGGATGAGacgaaaatattttaatacaaaaaataaactttttttagtTCAATAATTTGATCAGCTCCTGATCTTTATTCCTTCGCAGTATGGCTCAATATGGTACATATAATTGAACGGTTATATAGAAAATCCAAATGAAGAGTCAAAGAAAAAGAAGCCCACATTTGATTGAAGATAAGATTATGATTGAAGCCTTCAATGGGTTTCACCAGACACAGATCGGACATCTTGGCTTATGCTTTTTGGGTCCCTTCACATGTTGCCTATTTCACCATTACTACATTTATTGTCAACCTTTTCTCAATGACATATCCTTTGAAGCTGAACATTCAGTCGGTTCGgattaaaaactaaactaaaaatcaacaaatcaaattaactaaTCGGCTCAAATGTTCGCAACCAAACTAATCAAATATAAACACTATTTGAAACCGAATCGATCGGAAGAACATTTATTCAAAACCAAATTGAATTGAGTATGTATGTAATTCGATTGATTCGGTTAAAATCCATGAAATACAAGAAAAAGTTAACTCTTACTGAATTAAATTCTCAGTTTATTTGATTGATTTggttaactttgataatctaaaaattaaactgaaccgataacaaaaattaaatttgttattaaaatcaaaccaaccaaACTCAGCTTTATAATTAAACCGACCCGACCGAAAATGACCATTCAGTCAGTTAATTTGGTCGGTCCGGATTTTTTCATCATCCCTAGATATTTCCCATTTTCTTTCACTTCTATAGTACAGTTATGTCAGTAGGTACTGTTGGTTGGTAACCTAATttcttctaattttaaaaaattaaaactaaaattaactcTTAATGTATTTAATGCTTTATGTTTGATCATTATGATCTATTCATATACCGACTTGAAGTATTAACTATACATGTAAcatattgaattttaaaaaaggcAAAAATAAGAGGCTTTTTATGTGATTGGTCCATACATAAAACTCTTAAACTTTAAATGGtgtatcaaaaattaaaatggctTTTAAGagcaatttaatttatttattttcctgATTATGATGATTCACAGTGACTGATTGAAAGTTGAAACAGACCCATGCTATAATATAGGCAAAAGGGTCTGATGAACTCTCAAACTTTTATCCAATGACACCTAAGTCCCTAAATTTGAACTTAGTGCATTCTGTCCTTTAAGGTACCAAATAATGAATAtaaatcctttaattttaaagaaGGCTATTTAAACCCTTCAATGGACCCACTAGGgcctaaatattattttttttatttaaagactTACTTGCATCCCTTTAATAATAGTAAGGGTTGGATCACACAAAAGTTAAGATTAGGGACTTAACTATTGCTTGGATAAACAATTGAAATTATGTCTaataggggtgggcatggaccggttaaccggtccatgagggCAATTTAtaaaccggtccattgtaatacggtttttaaaattaaaaacctaaacctaaaattttaaacggttaaccggtaaatcggttaaccataaaaaacggttcggttttttggttttacggtttttaaccatataaccattagaaaaattaaagacaaaaaagataaaattttaattctatttgattttttagcaagcaaaaaaaactataaaaattcaaattatattaaaaatataaatctaaactatcttatgaatagttaagtcaatgcaaatatttaaaactattattatttataaataatttatgagtaatattaaagttaggtttgtattttttgaattgtttgtggtgttgttcacgtccactttctactatttatatacttaaatattcctatttctgttaagtaaatattttaataaggaaaacaaatttcttttaaaatattttcatatataaattctcctaaaatatataaatattcctaaataaaatatatgtcaatatatttttataattagattttattgtgtatattataaaatccatattatttcacatatcataaaatatatcttattaattattaaaaatatatgaatatatatataaaccggttaaccgattaaccacggtttttagaaatccaaaatctaaacctaaaccattaaccatgaaaactaaaaatcaaaacctaaacctaaaccgttggaccggttaaccacattttccggttcggatttccggtttcggttcggttaatcggtttgaccggttttttgGCCCACCCCTAATGTCTAATACCTTTTGCCTAAATTTAGGgagttaaatatttaaagagtgatgaatttgaatatatttacaTGTTATactgaatatattatttttcaacaaaagttcattttccattttttctgGTAcaacatattaaataatttcaaattgcataattataaataaaaaaactagaaCAAGTATTTTGCCTCGTTTAATCGTTTTATCCTTTTATATGGTGATGAAATcgcataatttttaaaataatttgtaattgacagaataaaatgaattaaaatgcTTATTTCAAAGtgtatttattcaaaattacgcggttaactttattttatattttatgcaaatttAAGGAGGTGAAATAGACATTTGTCTATTATTTTTAGGGGTAGAAAAGGAGTGTAAAATTAGGGCAGTAATGGAATTTGATAATGAATGCATTAGGGGCCAGGAGTGTCTGAACATGGGCAGGCATGAATATGAAAATTTGGCGATGAAAACAAAGTGATGAGAAGTgttaaaatttgattagttaaaccaaaaaaaaatttgcaaaaattgagCACCAACTTAATATATATTGAAGCAGTGGAAGATTGGCGCCTAATCGAGGCATGATGATGTGCTGGTTGGCCAGGATTCTCACCACCGACGCTATTTGTCCTGTCCCTTATCTTTCTCCATCTCATCAATTCTTGTAGATTTTTAAGTGCCCATACCCCACTCTATACCATTCATTAATTTATTTGGAATAAATGAACTATAATGATGTAGATTACATTGATTTGaaagatataaaatttataacaaaataaaataatgtaacTATGGTGCAATGATATTTTTCACATCATTTAtagtatgaaaaataatatcaaattattttaatatgcaaaaaatattaaattataaatatttttttacctCAAAAGAATGGATTGTGGTGCATCTCCAACCGTATTTTGGTGTAATATAGTTGGAGATGCATCAGAAAATATTATCATTATAGTGTTACACGGTTGGAATATAtcaacatatatttttatggtGAAAACTATCCCTAGGCTAACATTTGCACCCAAAAATAATGTAACTATATTTTCCACACCACACAGATGAGAAAATGGCTTTATACATAGTTTGACTCTTGAACTTGTatccttttacccatctaacccccaaACTTAATGTCTCACTTATCGAACccttgaacttgttaaataacccgatttgacccccgaacttgataaatacgtaaacattgaacccctccgtacacaatttcttctagaatgtttcaagtgacaggtggacacgaagggtttaatatttacatatttatcaagttcagaggtcaaatcggattatttaacaagttcagaggtccgataggtgagacgttaaagttagaggttagatgggtaaaagggtacaagttcaagggccgaactatgtattaagccatgaGAAAATAGTgttaaaatgtttcacttttatttttctattttattacaaattttactattaaaaatttgttatattttatgtcaatatagtttaataattatgtttaatttaatccaaatttaaatatataatattaaataaatataaattggcattaatttaaatataaacttCAAAAGATCCAATAACAACATAAAAACCAATAATCTTCGAAAGTGTAAATAATGATACatgtaatttaatattttaattttattttttgaatgaaaaataatttactttttttaatataattatcgattgtaattgattgttttaattttgatatataataattttatatttttaaaaaaattattttaatatcttaaaatgtttttttattaattttaaaaatacatgaatatgtttatatatttatattattcattatgaaaatttattatttattttattataaataaatatgtaaatatatcATGTATGTAttgaataattataaatataatgtatataaaatatttaaataatataatattaatatttggtAGAAATATGTTAATGAGTATTCGTTTAGTGTTAAAAATGGTATAGATTATTGGAATAAAACAATTATAGCAGatgaattttaatataaaattataatttttttaatataaatagttGGAGATagcaaaaaaaatgatatatatcaaaatcaaacttctAGGCAAGCTCTTATAAATTATGACAGCTTTAGTTATAATATAgagaaattaaagaaattaattataatttatataaggttaagaaaaaaagataaaatcatTTTCTGTGGGAGCAAATAATGATTAAACGCCGCATGGACAGATCTAATTTATAGTGTAACCAACCTTTCCATATtcgaattaattaaataatatcttAGCAAAAGGGGTAGCTGGTTTTGCTTGTTCTACCTATAAATGATTTCAACAACATTTCCTTCATCACATTCAACAGGTTTCACGATCAACaacattatatttttaacatCAACTAAGAAAACATAGCCAACGCCTATCTTAGATGATTAAAACATCTTTAAATATATTGAGAAGTTGTAGGTTCGAATTATGtctttataattaataattaacaatTGAGACTCTGAAAAATCAGTTAACATCTttgacaaattaaaaaaaaactaagaaaacatatggataaaattaaaatacatttaatttgtatatttgtATGGATTATGATTCCCTCAATTTGAATCTGAGGAATCATTGTTGACGAATTTATATCATTTTACTACAAAATGAATAAACAAAAGAATCAATTCATCCTTTCAACTTGCATGCAAGATCAAAATGGTCCaaactcataaaataaaatcgAAAAAGCCCACGACTTGGCCAAATGGACTAAAACATCCAAACAAAGTGAGATATCATCCCATCTAATATGCAAAACCGTATAAATTCACCCCTCCATTTCGATTGTCGTCTCCGCTCGAATTCAACTTTCCGACTGCCACACACCTACCGAAAACCGTTGTCGTCGCCGACTCCGATAACCACCAAAAACCCGCTCCGTCAAGAAGGAGCGGTGCTCCTCCTCGTAACGTAATTCGTCATTTAAAATTTTTTGTTCACATTACGAGATTTTCATTAATTATACCAATACTAAATAAATactagagcaaattactctaagactCCTCACACTtgtcataattaacagtttggtgaGCAAATTACTCTGAAGCCCCTCACGCTTGTCATAATTCATAGTTTGATAccccttatttgaaaatcaaacgatttggtacctcagctttgattttgtaaattataagACTCTTCTGTTAATATAGATAtcaaatcgttaacggaatgaaatatgaggtaccaaatcgtttgaaagtaaatatcaaattattaacgaaACAAACAGAACGCCTTTATAGTTTAAAAAGTCAAAACTGAgttatcaaatcgtttgatttttaaataagatatatcaaactgtgaattataatAAACGTGAGGAGTTTTAAAGTAATTTGCACTGATATGAATAAGAAAAAATGGAAACAATTTCCTATCTCCTTCCTCAAAATCAGCACGTGCCACGTGCCTTTTCATATCCCCAATTCCTCTTCTAACTACCGCCAGTAAAAGAAATAGGCTACGCGGCATTCAACCTACTCACTCTACGGAATTACCCCATCCCCCCTCATCTCACAGACCAATCAAACCCCTCATAACCACTCTGTTCCCACCAAAAGACCCCACTTTTCTCACCCTCTATCTCACAGCCGGTAACTCTAGCAGTTTCACTTCACTCACCAGTCACTACTAATTCAGCCCAAAGCTGAAGCAAGCAACAGAAACTTCCCCAAAAATCTCTATAAAAACCTTAAAGCCGCCATTCTCTCTCTACAATTTTCATCAACTCACTAccactttctctctctagaaaaAAATGGGTTTCCCAGTCGGGTACACCGAAGTCTTCTTACCCAAATTGTTCGTTCACACACTTTCCTTTCTAGGGTTTATCAGGAATTTAATTCTCTCCCTTTTTACCTTTCTGGGCCTCTCAGATTTTCTAGATACGGACGTTTCTTGGCCCGATAACCACACCCGAATCCACACTCGCCCGCCCGTTTCCGCTACCCTAATCCGCGAAATCTTACCCGTTATCAAGTTCGAGGATTTACCCGCCTGCTCCGACGACGGAGAATTGCCGGAGAGCTGTGCTGTATGTTTGTACGATTTTGAAGGTGGAGCTGAGATCAGGTGGTTGAAGAATTGTAAGCACATTTTTCATAGAGCGTGTTTGGACCGTTGGATGGATCAGGATAGGAACACGTGTCCGCTTTGTAGGACGTCTTTTATTCCTGATGAAATGCAGGAGGAGTTTAATCAACGGTTATTGGCTGTTGCAGAAGCTGCCAGTGACCCTGATGATGGTGAGTTTTTTTACAGCGAGTACAGTTCAGTGCCTGTTTTGTAAAGTTATATGACAGGCCGTCGGTGCTGTTTTTTTGTAATGgacaaaaatgtaaatatacaatttagttttggtaattttataagccaaataaaagaagagaaaaaataataagaaaatgtTTATGGTAATATGTTTTTCACATTTATATGAATTGCCAATTTTCATTTAGATTATAGAAGTAATTTTGTTGCATCTATAAATCTATATTGATGATTGATCCTCAAAATACAATTCTTTTAGCATTTAATTTGAATCTGATTGAAAATTCGAATAATTAGTTATGATGTAGATGTTGAAATTCATAATTATTGTTACGGAAATTGGTCAACAATGAACATTCAACCGACAATAAATTGCGTAATTTAGTCAAGAAGGATGTTGAAATGAAAAAGATTAAACTTTTTGGGGCCTATGGTCAACATTATTCTATTTTTAGAAGAATTAACTAGATTTACTACATTGGTTTAGGTATTAATTACTGTTCTCTACATAAAATTTTGCACAAATTACTATTTCAggaacattttaatttttttagctaaTAACTCATCTGCAAGAggctttaatatataaaatataaatagtaaaGGTAAAATAGTATTCAAACCTAAATTCAAAATGATTCTCTCAAAGAATTAACAAGTGTAAACAATAATTGTCCCacctaaactaaaaaaattaaaataatttgtagacgtgttaaattaaaataaagcaTACGCGTTGCTATGAAATGAATTGACTACATTGCATGTGCGGTATGAGTCAAGGAAAGTGTTGGTGGTGTGTTTCTGATTAGAAAATCATGGACATGATTATCTGTACTAAAAATAATCTACTCTATTAATTAAGTGGGTGAGTCATTTGCCATCCTAGGATTATCTTCTTAAGCTTATCTGTAATGATAGTTTAATATTTCTGCTATTTAGTGTAAAATTGAGTCTTCTTAGGAGCAAATTCATGGGTTAATGACAATTGTGTGTCTCATTTGCTAATTATTTCTCAAATTACctccaaaaattaataaattctcATTTAGTGTCTTTCAGACCGCGAAACTGTTCAACGGTTTGTGTAAAacgcggaacagttccgcggtctaGCTTACGTGGCTTCTCGCTGACCAGTCAGGGAGGAGCCACATAGGCAAAGCAAATCGCGAAACACTTCCGCGGTTTGCTTTGTCCAACGTGGCAACCCGAGAAAATTCTCCCAATCAGGTGGAGCCACgtgtaaaccgcggaacacttccgcggtttactGCAATACGCGAAAATATTTCGCGGTCTATAAAGCACATTTTAGGAAAAAATGTTAAGCAGGGGCTAATGtggaaaattttattaattttatagacaAACATGTCATTAACCCCAAATTCATATAGGGTCTTCATTAATCAGAAGGAATTCAATTTTTGATGTTAAAGTCGGTACGGTTAGTAATAAGGGTAAAGTAAATAATTTTGTGTTTTGAAATACATGACTGTAATGGTCTATTTATTAATAATCCATATTCAATGTGATTATCTTTGCTACTGGTGAACTAAATCACAGAGAGTGAAGAACGTTAAATTAACTTCCTCAATAATATCGAGTGAATTAAATAAAGAGTTAGATAGATTGATAATATAAGATTGCTCAGCTCGCTTGGGAGTACGATTATAGAAGATCGGTAATAAATCTTCTAGTTGAAGACTTACTAATACATactaggtcgatgcccgcgcgttgcgcgggtgattttaatagttttaaaaaatattctctatatcataatttataaacatgataaatttcataagttttaaatataataaaaattcttcaaatttcatatatttaatacattaataaaaattcgtcATATTTCATACCTTTTAAACGTAAATTAGAACTACTCATAAACTTTAAggaaatttcattaaattttaactaaaattcattaaatttcataaccaaaacaataaaaaaaattaaataagattaaattttaattacttttatttaatttcaaaaatacttcatatttcataacatattgtttccctgttttttaagaaaacggTTGGTGCCTTTGAAGTGTGTGCGGGCGTGCCAGAGGTTGGacctcaaattgaaaattaaaaattgatcaagCGACTGTGATTGATTTTCAAAGGacgtaaaaaatctaaatggTTCGTAAAGAAAAACTCCTGAAGAACTTTAAAAATAAGAACAAACTTCtgcaattaaaatctaaaattcaaCACTGTAAATGAAACTACTGCtgaaataatgtttaaaaacaaaagattgaaATTGCGAAGCGTTTACAGAGGATTGCATAAAATAAAAGCTTTTGGTTGTGATAGTCTCCTGAGAGtattgagtttttgttgaatttggctGGGGCTCAAATCGTTGTCTTCTTCTCCCTTTTATAGCGTCTGCAGAAACTGCCTGATGATAACTGCCTCTTTAACTGCCCACGTCTTCACATTGCTTCCCACTTCTAAAAACTGAAACATTGCTTTACAAAAAGCACGTGACTTCCTGGACCTTGGCCAATTGAACTTCTGGGCTTCTTCCTTTTCAGCTTCTAATGGGTTTCTGGCCTTTTGATTCTAAAATTCTCTTTTCCTCCAAAGTGTCAAAAGCAAACCTCTGAGATTAACTTCTCAATatcaaatctcttgaaaatctcttggaaaagtcaaatatctttgaaatctcttggaaaagtcaaatatctttgaaatctcttggaaaagtcaaatcccTTTGAagtctcttggaaaagtcaaatcccTTTGAAGTCTCTTGAAAAAGTCAAATCCCTTTGAAATCTCTTGAAAAAGTCAAATCCCTTTTGAAAAAGTCAAATCCTTttgaaatctcttggaaaagtcaaatccctttgaaatctcttggaaaagtcaaatccctttgaaatctcttggaaaagtcaaatcccTTTGAagtctcttggaaaagtcatctttaaaatctcttggaattaaatTCTCCACGtagctttttctatctttttaatAGAATATGGGATTTATGGCCTTcgggccatatttttaattttggcgtaaacaatgccccccatGTATGAATGACTTTAGAAATAAAGTCATTTATACATAATCTTTCTTAACCAAAATTAACTCAACTTATACATACTTGTTTTATATGTTGCATCCGCTTCAACTGGCAATTTCAAATGCTTTAACCGCTTCAGCAATTCCCATCGCTCCAGACGCTTCTCTAGACGCTTCATGTGCTCTATCATTTTCAAACGCTCTAGTGGTTCCAAGCGCTCTACGATTTCCAAGTTCTCTAACAGTTTCAGACGCTTTAACGATTTCAAGCGCTCTAGCAGAGCTCTAGTTGTTCTAACAGTTCTAGCCGCTCCAATAGTTTCAAGCGCTCTAGCAGCCGCTCTAGCAGTTCTAGACGCTTTATGAGTTTGAAGCGCTCAGCTACAAAAACTCcaacaacaattaaaaaaaaggtggCCAACATGCCTACCATAGTTTGGCCGTATTATAGAGAATCTGAAATTTTCTCCCATTTTTCAAATCTATATTTTTCAGACTTTTTCacgttttaatttctttaactgTGGTTTCGGCCCTTTTTTTTATGGCCGTGGTTTCGgcctttctttttattttttatatttcaacatTCTCCTTTGCAGTAACAAGTCCTACTGCATTTATCTCCTCTTTTTCCTTTTGAACTTGAAATTTCACATCTCCACTTTTATTCTTCTGTATTTTGCTCAGAACCTTTGGAATccatttcttttgaaatttgaaaattttctccTTTTGTTCAGGAGCACCTTCCATTTCTCTGATTCTCTTA
This window contains:
- the LOC126686035 gene encoding brassinosteroid-responsive RING protein 1, whose protein sequence is MGFPVGYTEVFLPKLFVHTLSFLGFIRNLILSLFTFLGLSDFLDTDVSWPDNHTRIHTRPPVSATLIREILPVIKFEDLPACSDDGELPESCAVCLYDFEGGAEIRWLKNCKHIFHRACLDRWMDQDRNTCPLCRTSFIPDEMQEEFNQRLLAVAEAASDPDDGEFFYSEYSSVPVL